In one window of Henckelia pumila isolate YLH828 chromosome 1, ASM3356847v2, whole genome shotgun sequence DNA:
- the LOC140875937 gene encoding anthocyanidin 3-O-glucoside 5-O-glucosyltransferase 1-like, whose protein sequence is MSHSHILVATFPGQGHINPSLQLAKKLVKMGIEVTFMTSIFARKRMANAPTGDVPNGLTFVEFSDGYDDGLKPRDDGKRYMEEMKTQGLKALRNIVLSSSERGHPLTCLVYSHLFAWAAEVAREFHVPSALLWIEPAAILDIYYYYFNGYGGDIDAACENYNIQLPKLPILSRNDLPFFLLPSTPERFRLVVKEKLDVLDAETKPKVLVNSFDELEKDALRAIEKYELLAVGPLIPCGFLDHGDYHDLSDKSYGGDIFKLSENDYMEWLNSKPGLSVIYVSFGSMFNLPKTQMEEIAKGLLGCGRPFLWVIRDGNKEEDQKWSTTSHFGELILEGMGKIVTWCSQLEVLSHPSLGCFLTHCGWNSVMESMVFGVPVVAFPQGFDQPTNAKLIEDVWKTGIRVRKNEDSGIVESGEIVKCVENVMDDGEKSKDLRNNANKWKGLAREAMGENGSSNKNLNYFLKELGHV, encoded by the coding sequence ATGAGCCACAGTCATATCCTAGTAGCAACATTTCCAGGCCAAGGGCACATCAATCCATCCCTTCAACTCGCCAAAAAACTCGTAAAAATGGGCATCGAAGTCACATTCATGACAAGTATATTTGCACGGAAGCGCATGGCCAACGCCCCCACCGGAGATGTCCCCAACGGCTTGACTTTCGTGGAATTTTCCGATGGCTACGACGACGGATTGAAGCCCCGCGACGACGGGAAACGGTACATGGAAGAGATGAAAACTCAAGGATTGAAAGCTTTAAGGAATATTGTTCTGTCAAGTTCCGAACGAGGCCATCCCCTGACGTGCCTCGTCTACTCTCATCTCTTCGCTTGGGCCGCAGAGGTGGCGCGTGAGTTTCACGTTCCGAGTGCACTTCTGTGGATCGAACCGGCCGCCatattagatatatattattactATTTTAATGGTTATGGCGGTGATATTGATGCTGCATGCGAGAATTATAATATTCAGTTGCCAAAACTTCCAATTCTCTCCAGGAATGATCTTCCATTCTTTCTCCTTCCGTCGACACCGGAACGCTTCCGTCTGGTGGTTAAGGAGAAGCTTGACGTGTTAGATGCCGAAACAAAGCCAAAGGTGTTGGTGAATAGCTTCGATGAATTGGAGAAAGATGCACTTAGAGCCATCGAGAAATATGAGCTACTTGCTGTTGGACCTTTGATTCCTTGTGGTTTCTTGGATCATGGGGATTATCATGATCTCTCAGATAAGTCGTATGGTGGAGACATATTCAAACTATCTGAGAATGATTACATGGAATGGTTGAACTCAAAGCCCGGATTATCGGTTATATACGTGTCGTTCGGAAGCATGTTTAATCTTCCCAAGACACAAATGGAAGAGATAGCTAAAGGGTTATTAGGCTGCGGTAGGCCATTTCTATGGGTGATAAGAGATGGAAATAAAGAAGAAGATCAAAAGTGGAGTACTACTAGTCATTTCGGGGAATTAATATTGGAGGGAATGGGGAAGATTGTGACTTGGTGTTCACAGTTGGAGGTTCTTTCACATCCTTCATTGGGAtgcttcttgactcattgtggaTGGAACTCGGTGATGGAAAGCATGGTGTTCGGCGTACCGGTGGTGGCGTTTCCGCAAGGGTTTGATCAGCCTACAAATGCAAAGTTGATTGAAGATGTTTGGAAGACGGGAATTAGGGTTCGTAAAAATGAAGATAGTGGCATTGTGGAGAGTGGTGAGATTGTCAAGTGTGTTGAAAATGTAATGGATGATGGAGAAAAGAGCAAAGATTTGAGGAACAATGCCAATAAATGGAAGGGTTTGGCAAGAGAAGCCATGGGGGAGAATGGATCTTCAAACAAGAATCTCAACTACTTCCTTAAAGAACTCGGCCACGTTTGA